The following nucleotide sequence is from Salvia splendens isolate huo1 chromosome 2, SspV2, whole genome shotgun sequence.
ACCAAAATCCCTTTCCCAATGATATTTCAAGCTGCCAAAAAACGAGATGGTTATTCCAATTCAACGATAAGCCAATAATACAGCATAAAATCCATTGATATCCGACTTGTAATGCCGATAATAGATCATATCCGAAAAGGTCAGAAACAGCGATGAATACAAATTACTAGTACTTCATATCCACTACACTAGAAAAGGGGATTTCTAGATACATAAAACTAGGAAACTCTAACAAAGCCCTATCCCAAATAAAACCTCAGAGAACATGAAAAACACCAAGACTATAATAAATACAGTTTTTCACCAGCTCTAAAAACAAAACCAGTCAACCCTAATCACCCTGTAAAAAAACAGCAAACCAGAACTAATGATGTTCAATATATAGGAAAAACTTAAATTACATACTGTGAATGAAAACAGGACTGAAAGCAGAATATCTAGCTTGAAAATAAGATATAATGAAAAAAGATAGGAATTTTACAAGCACGAAATTGTTTTCACAGCCCGGCCTCTTCGGAGCAGTATCGTCATGGTGAACTATATCACCTGCGCAAACAACGGAACTGCAAAGCAAAGCTGCAACTGCAACTGCAAAGAGAGAACTGTAGAGACCACCGTTTCTCAACTCCAtcccaaaattaaattataaaaacttcAAGAAATACTAATTTATTGAAGATCAGAGGAAAGGGGTCGGTCAATTATCAAATTCCCCCTTCCCAATTCAATTAATGGgaacattaaaatttattagatGTGAACTGGGACACAGAAAGCTGAGGACATTAGATATGTACGACGAAAAGGATGCAATAAAAAGGAGGAATGAGACTTCTTTGGCTTTCCCCTTTTcgttttatttactttttacaACAAACAAGCCGTGTTTTAGCGTTCAACTGACTGTGGAAACAATCTCTTAACCGTAAACACAGCTTTGGCGCCCGCCTAACCATGTGCTGATTGATTTTTAGTACAAGTCGGTGCAAAATTGCATCATGCTCAAACATTagtgcataattaaaatttattcaatttatcattttttatctCAACGGTGATGACTCAGGTGTGATGTTTAACTACCTATCAACATTGATGTTAATGTTATACATGTTATAATCTAAATATTGTAGAGAAGCAATAGAGAAAAATAAGGTgtgagaaataatatttcaaaattggaaagatttattttatcaataaaaatgGATTGATGTGTTTCAACAAATTTAATTGGAAACAATGTTTTTTATGCGACAAACTTTGTTAAAGagatacataatttaatttggtCGCATTGGATCTAATAAAACTAGAAAACGAAATTCTccaatatttgaaaaaaattgaaggTATTTAATCCACAAGACCACAACTATATTAATTGGTGACAATACATTAGCatcaattttaaaatactttaaaaaaattattaaaattagtaaACGAAGTGTTATATGTGTGTTGGGAGATAAAAAAAAGGCGATATAGGAAACCTGAAACCTGAAACCGGTTAGGTCGGTCATCTACTCCGTACCGCTGAGCTCGGATCCGATGCGGCATTTTCACATAACCCCGCCAATGTTGCTTCGACGCCATTGGTTGCTGCCTAAATTAATTCATCTTTTTTtgttattagagcatccacagtggtgcggaattccccgcgggattcccaaaaacaccttctgccacatcataaggaatttccactgcactgccacatcataaggaatttccactgcacagtggcagaattcccacaattaaaaaaaattcataaattcataaattagataatttccggaagtaaacaatttggtgcaaatgaaatgaaggatgtatatataggaactgaaaaaaaatatttaatgcattaaacgggaattccgcgcggaattccgcgAGCGTCAACGCAATCGCGGACGTCCGCATGGAATTTCGCGAAACGCCGCGGAATTGCGAATTCTTttgcggaattccgtatccgtgcctggGACGCGCAATGGCGGATGTCCGTCATggaattcccgcacgccggtgAGAATTCCGCGTGGACCCCACCATCTCTTAGACTACTCCATACTTTTGTGAAGGCCCAATTGTCTCATTTTGTAGGCCCATTAAGCACTTTAGTCGATTCTATAATTCGAATCTGGTGTTTCTCTTCTCTTCAATTGACACATTCCCATTAAATCTCTATACTGCGTAAAAACGACGCCGTCACGCCGTCGGAATATCTTCTTGCCGCCGGTGATCCTCAGCTATTCGTTATCTCTCTCTCgggttattttttttctcttctttctcagaaatttaagttttttttgCTACTGTCGAATTTCATGAGTGCAAGGAATATTCACTTAGTTTCGGCAGTGGTatgatatttaaaattatggTATCAGCTGAATTGGATATTTTGATTTGGGGGAGGATTTCATTTAGAGTTTTGTTGTTTTGGCAACTAAGCTTTGTCTTTAATTAGCATTcaattgaagtttattttcatatTCCTAGGTTTATTTCCACGTTGAAGTTTATCTACACCTGCAACTTCAATATGTGGAAGATAATGTGTTCAGTGTAATGATTTTTATGAGATTTTAGTGTAATACTGTTGATTGAATTAAGTTGTACCTGGCTTCAGAATATGTTGGTTTGAGTATTATAATAACTAATTGAATAAAGATGGTAGCTTTGTTTTCGATTTTGCTGATTAAGGCTAGTCCTTTGCTTCGCAGGTTGAAGGATTATGTTCTTTTCGAGGTTTTGTAAGCTAGGAGTTCATGCTATCAGGAACTTGGAAAAATGTATGCTTTTTCTTGACCTTCAGTTTGTGTGATTTTCTCATTGAACTGAAAACCAGTGTACCCTCTTAGGCATGTTTCTTAGTATCCTTGACAGGCAATTCCAAACTCTTTCTCCATCCATTAATTTCTGAAAAATGTGCTTTTAGGAAATGTTGTTGTGTGTCTGAAACACACATAATTTGATTGAAGTTGTTTGCCTGTAGCTGTGAATATCTATATATATGAAGGTCTTGTAGATTTTCCAGTGAGAAGTAAAACTCAAAATTGATGTTACTTACGAATTTGACCTTGAACCTCTTTTGCCTTGATGAGGATCTGTTGattgtttttgttgttttgcaGCTGCTACTCTAACAGTGAGGACTTCATACACCCCCAAGGCTCATAATCAGTATTTAGGTTCATTGGTTCGTACATTTTACCTTTTCCATAAGTTTGAGCTTCACTTTTTGCCACTCTTTGCCACTTTTTTCCACTTATAAGTCAGATGCCTATATATGCATATGATTAGTGACGGCTACAATCAAGTTAACGGACTTATGCATATCTTTGAATTAGTAAAATCTGAAGGTCGTGATGAAATATGCAGCCTCTTAAGTGGAAAGGAACTTGTAGCTTCATGAGGCCTTGCTCTTTTTTCTGTTAAAGGTTTtacttaaaagttaaaacaataaattatgTTAAGACCCGCAGCCGCAGGCCTATGATTAGTGACAACTACAATCAAGTTAACGGACTTTATATCTTTGAATTAGTAAATTCTGAAGGTCGTATGAAATATGCAGCCTCTTAAGTGGAAAGGAACTTGTAGCTTCATGAGGCCTTAATCTTTTTTCTCTTAATGGTTTTActtaaaacaataaattatgTTAAGACCCGCAGCCTCAGGCCTAGAATCACGGACAAGGAGTTGCGTTTAAATTGAGCGATGGAAGGAAGGGGTGGTTATAGTTTTGTGGTTAGTGCATATAAgatcataaaataaaacaattttctGAAAAGACAGAAAATCATTGTTCACCTCTAGAATATTTAGGATCAAAGTAGAGAGCAAAATTTGTCAAGAATTTTTAAAGAATTAAATACAACAGACTTCAACTGGGAAAACATGACATGTTTCCTTTTCATTTAGCTATCTGGATTTCACTACTTGATCTGTCCATTGACTTCAACTGGgaaaatatgaaatgtttcCTTTTCATTTAGCTATCTGGATTTCTCTGTTTGATCTGTCCATTCTATTAAACCTAATGCATACTCTCTTTCTATCTATGTTTCAGAGAAACAAATTTTTTTGCAGTACAGCACCTAAAGCAAGCTCAGAGCAGAAAAATGAAGACAAGGAAACGTAAGTCTTACAAACCTAATACTATATCATTCACCGCTTTTTTCATCTCCTTCAAATGGCTAAGCTGAGTCCCGCTGGTTCTCTAATGTGAAAGTCTTATTCTGTTGACAACTTGACATTCTCAATTGGTGCATTTACAAACCTAATACTATATCATTCACCGCTTTTTTCATCTCCTTCAAATGGCTAAACTGAGTCCCTCTGGTTCTCTAATGTGAAAGTCTTATTCTGTTGACATTCTCAATTGGTGCATGATTAGTTGAGCAGCCATGTGATGTTTGAAGGGTGTAATAATTTTAATGTACCCTCATGCTCTTTATTTTGAGTTTACAGAATAAATGTGACATTTTGCGACAAAGATGGAGAAGAGACGCATATAAAGGTCCCAATTGGAATGTCGATGCTAGAAGCTGCACACGAGAATGACATAGAACTTGAAGGTAACCTTTGTAGTATTTGTTTTACAGATAAATCTGATTGTTTAAAAGACACTAGTGATCACTCCCAAGAGATTTAACTTCATTTGTTTTAGCAATCTCATGAGCGAAATCAACTGAACTGTCTATATCATGTGAATTCAATTCATTACAGGTGCATGTGAAGGGTCGCTTGCTTGTTCCACCTGTCATGTAATTGTGATGGTGAGAATATCATCCTACTTTCGTTTTTCTTTATGATCGCCAGTCCTCTTCATCTTCCTAAGTTTCTTGGTGAAATATGATGCCCTGCTGCTCACCCTCCCAATCTCTATTGAAATGGACCTGGAACACTCAGATTAATTGaactctattattttattttggcagGATGTGGACCACTATAACAAACTATCTGAGCCAACCGATGAGGAAAATGACATGTTAGATCTGGCATTTGGGCTGTCAGAAACGTAAGTCTCTTGACTGGCGTCAATCAGTGATATTTGGTCCATTTACccattttaaatccaattatttttcCCACAGATCTCGTCTAGGTTGTCAAATCATCGCCAAACCCGAACTCGACGGACTTCGTTTAGCCATACCTGCAGCTACACGGAACTTTGCAGTTGATGGATTTAAGCCAAAACCTCATTAGATCATACTCTTGCAGATAGAAGATGAAAATAAGTCCCTTCGGGTAGACTGGCAATTGCTGGTGAACTGTTTCCGAGTGGTTGATGTTTCGCCGCCTTTCTTTATGTTGTATCTCTAGAGAAGGCTAGGCCTCTGAGTAACTA
It contains:
- the LOC121792530 gene encoding 2Fe-2S ferredoxin-like, with product MFFSRFCKLGVHAIRNLEKSATLTVRTSYTPKAHNQYLGSLRNKFFCSTAPKASSEQKNEDKETINVTFCDKDGEETHIKVPIGMSMLEAAHENDIELEGACEGSLACSTCHVIVMDVDHYNKLSEPTDEENDMLDLAFGLSETSRLGCQIIAKPELDGLRLAIPAATRNFAVDGFKPKPH